The genomic segment ATTGCCTCGGCAGTGGCTTTCCTGGTCCTTCTCAACCCCTTCGCCCTGTTCATATACCTTCAGCCCGTCATGCGGGAGCTGAGCCGGAAGGACTTCATGAAGGTCCTGTTCAATGCGTCCGTCGTCTCGCTGCTGATATTCGAGTTCTTCGCCGTCGGGGGAGAGTTCTTCTTCGATAGAATTCTTCAGATTCGGTTCGAGGCCTTCCGCATCTTCGGCGGGGTCATCATCTTCTCCTTTGCCTTCATGTACATCATACACGGGCGGCGGTCCCTCATCGACATGAAAGAGGACCTGGACGACCTCGCCTCCGAGATAGCCCTTCCTTTCATGATAGGGGCCGGCACCATCTCGCTGAGCATCCTCATGGGACACCATTTCAGGCCGGTGAAGAGCTTCGTCCTTCTCGCGGTGATTCTCTCTCTCAATTACCTCATCATCCTCGGGCTCATGTACGCGCGGCAGCAGTTTTCCACGCAGCTCAAGGTGGCCTTCGACAAGCTGATGGAGACCTCCCTCAGGCTCAACGGCTTCTTCGTGGGAGCCATCGGGCTGAACATGATAATTACGGGCGTGAACAACCTGTACTTCTAGCGACGGCTTAAAGGACGACTTTCTCGCCCCGGCCGAAGTGGCGCACCCCGCCCTCCCCGGCCACGACCACGTCGGTGGCAAGGTCCAGGAAAAGGCCGTGCTCCACCACCCCGGCCCTTCGCTCAAGCCGCACGGCGAGCCCCCGGGGGTCGTCCATGGGCCCGAAGTCACAGTCCAGGATGAAGTTCCCCTGGTCCGTCCTGAAAGGAGCCTCCCCTTGCCTGAGTGCCGCCCGCCCCCCCAGGGAGCGGACGAAGGCGGCCTGCCCCCGCCATCCGAAGGGGACCACCTCCACCGGAACCGGGTGCCTCGTGCCCAGGCGCGGGGAGAGCTTCCCCTCGTCCACGACGATAATCTCCCGCCGGCTCGCCTGGGCCACGATCTTCTCCCTGAGGAGCGCTCCGCCGCCCCCCTTGATGAGGCCCATATCGGGGGAGACTTCGTCCGCTCCGTCTATGGTGAGGTCCAGCTCCGGGTGCTCGTCGAGACCGCCCAGGGGAATGCCCAGCCCTCCGGCATGCTCCTGGACCTCCTCGGAGCACGGCACGCCCACGATGCCCGTGAGCGCCCCTTCCTTGAGAAGGCGTCCCAACTCCTCCAGGGCATACCAGGTGGTGCTCCCGTGCCCCAGGCCCACCCTCATCCCGTCCCGGACGAAGCGCACCGCGTAGCACGCCGCCTCTCTCTTGAGCTCCTCCGTTTTCCTCACGCGGTCCCCTCCGCCCGGCACCGGGGGTCGGGCAGGCCGAGGTCCCCCCGGAC from the Nitrospirota bacterium genome contains:
- a CDS encoding MarC family protein; the encoded protein is MIASAVAFLVLLNPFALFIYLQPVMRELSRKDFMKVLFNASVVSLLIFEFFAVGGEFFFDRILQIRFEAFRIFGGVIIFSFAFMYIIHGRRSLIDMKEDLDDLASEIALPFMIGAGTISLSILMGHHFRPVKSFVLLAVILSLNYLIILGLMYARQQFSTQLKVAFDKLMETSLRLNGFFVGAIGLNMIITGVNNLYF
- the rpiA gene encoding ribose-5-phosphate isomerase RpiA; translation: MRKTEELKREAACYAVRFVRDGMRVGLGHGSTTWYALEELGRLLKEGALTGIVGVPCSEEVQEHAGGLGIPLGGLDEHPELDLTIDGADEVSPDMGLIKGGGGALLREKIVAQASRREIIVVDEGKLSPRLGTRHPVPVEVVPFGWRGQAAFVRSLGGRAALRQGEAPFRTDQGNFILDCDFGPMDDPRGLAVRLERRAGVVEHGLFLDLATDVVVAGEGGVRHFGRGEKVVL